The DNA segment AATCTTTTCCGGGAAGTATCGGTAGAAGACATTCGCCTGGCCCATCATGGGGCCGACACCACTCATCTGAAACATCAGCCATTGAATGACCCGGGACCGCCCCTTGGGATCGGCCGGCAACAATCGCCCGGTCTTCTCCGCCAGGTAGATCATCAGTGCGCCCGACTCGAAGACCACGAAGTCGCCCGCTTCGCGGTCGATGATGGCAGGGATCCGGCCGTTCGGATTAATGCGAAGATACCAGTCTTCCTTCTGCACCTGCTTCGCCAGCTCGATGCTGTGAACTTCGTAGGGGAGTTCGAGTTCTTCGAGCGTGCAGGAAGCCTTCCACCCATTCGGTGTGGGTGCGGTGTACAGATCGATCATGTCGGTGGCCGTGTGTTCGAACGCGTGCCGCTGACGCCGATTCGCGATTCAGGCTAGTCCCACTCTTTGACGACGCCGTCCGGCGTCGTTAGCGTATCCA comes from the Gemmatimonadota bacterium genome and includes:
- a CDS encoding glutathione S-transferase N-terminal domain-containing protein gives rise to the protein MIDLYTAPTPNGWKASCTLEELELPYEVHSIELAKQVQKEDWYLRINPNGRIPAIIDREAGDFVVFESGALMIYLAEKTGRLLPADPKGRSRVIQWLMFQMSGVGPMMGQANVFYRYFPEKIQPAIDRYQNECRRLFEVLDSHLSGREWLADDFSIADIANWCWARTYKWSGVSREGLPHLKRWMDKMKERPALRRGVEVPF